The DNA window GGTATCGAGTTTTAATGACCCACTTTCCAGCTCAAGACTGTTTAAGTTCGGCCAGCCATCTGTATTGGTTTGGACTAATTCTGAAAGTCCCCTGGCAGAGCAATTAGTATGGCCATTGGCCAACATGAATGGCCGATAAAGGCGGCAAACGGCGGGCGTAGTATTGTCAAGGAAAACAAACGAGTTGAGTTTGCCAACGGACACTTGGGGGGCTTCTGCCGGGGTGTTTTGCCCGCTTCTTCGGGCCCTGCCCAAAGAGACGTCTGGTCCCAGACCCAAAAAGTGtagaaagagaaaaaaaaacacagaaagaGTAATTTCACAGTCTCTGAAAGTCATTACCCATTGATATGTGTTCTGTATTAGGTGAAAAAGAGAGTCTTTTTGTGCGCTTTTTGTCTCGATTTTGTGTTGACAACATTGGAAAGGGCAAAGACAGCCCAAGATAGCAGCAAAGCGAAACATGAAATTAATAGAATTAAGAGGTGAAGAATTCAATTCAAGGCAATATTCAGGGACGACAATTAAGTGGAACGGAACCTTGACAGGAAAGCGGATCGGACACACGCTGCGTATACTCAATATGCAAGGCGAACTTTTAAAAGCGCCTTTCTTGGGCTAAAAAATATCGAATTTCTCctttaataatttaagcaaTAGAACATATAGTAGCTCTACTTTAACAAGCACCTAAACATACCAGATCAAAGCacttattaattattatactaCAATTCTGTAGTATACAAATGATATAATAAACTGAGcttattacgtatacgtaatgtaATATAGCCAACTTTCGCACACCTTTAACTTACCCCAAAACGGGCTCATTCTgcatttaataaacaaaatctagttcccacaaattaatttgtgtgaaaaatatgtgaaaattCCTCACGAAGCAGCAATATTCATTAATTTGGTGAATGTCACATAGTCTGTGTGAGTTGCTAGGGGGTGTTTTGGGTCCCGAATCCCGGCCTGCAAGCCGGAGGAACATACATATGAATGCATAATTGGAAcataaaatttcgaaaatattttacaacattCTCGGTGTGGCCCCATGTGAGTGTTTCGGTTTTTGCTTAGCCGGATCCCCAAACCCCCTGGGTTACCCCTTGGTTGCCCGGCCCTTGGTTGCTCCTCGGCTATTCATGGTCATGCCTGTTCCGCATTAATTCATTCGCAGAAAGGGGAGCCAGCCAGGACTAGTCAGCCAGCCGGCCGAAGATGGACCAGCGTAATCTAACACTGCCAACGCCAGCCGCAACAACAATTATGTCCTCGTCATCCGCAGCGATGGCGGCGGGCCTTGCATCCTTTGTGGGGGGAGCAGGCGGAGGACCCACGACGTCTGCCCTGGCAGGATCCACAATAGCATtagccacaacaacaacgacggcAGCGACGACAACCACGCCGGCCACATTTTTTACCTACAGCATACCAGGCATGGACATTGCGCCAGGACCATTTATATTCACCTACGTTAGTGAATTTTTATCGCTTATCACGCCCGAGGAATTGCCGCTGGGTAAGTCCCCTCCATCCGCCCCCTGCcgcagtgggcgtggccgtgtCCTTGTGCGCATATATGGGTTCGAAGGATACCGTGGAAGGGGTTTCCGGTGTGGGCGGGTGTCTGCTTGCCAACAATGAAGGCATTAGAGATGTAAATTCAGAACAGCTTTTGATAGGTAGGCAAGTTATTCAGCACACACGAAAGTGCTGGGTTAAACTGTGCACGAGGAAAAAATAACTTATAAATTGAGGAAGCCCAGAAATCATCACGTTTAAAAATCACTTATAAAggcgcctaaaagtatgcaacaatgtaaatttaatattggaattatttcactgcatacttttagacaacTTTCTAAGCCAGATCAATTTTTGACAAGTAATACAGTTAAAATTATgtactttttaaattcattcaGTTTAATAGagcccaaaaatatatattaaaggtAAGCTCAAACAAATGCACCAGTCGTTTTTGATGACCCCAAACTGAAGTACTatatttttccagtgcacGAATACTTAGTTTTACGATTAAAACAATCAAGGCTTAAATAGTTCCAAAGGCACTGATCCCTCAGTAGTGGTCCCCTTGTCCCTGACCCCTTTCCCATTAAAAATGCATGTTGGGTGAGAGGTTGAGGCTGCCCCAAGGTTTTTGGGGCCCAGTCGGCCTAGCTACAGTGATCCCCCTTCGAATCATGTGTTTGTAAATTCAATCCATCCAATCATAGAGCCTCAAAATTGGTCGTGCCTGCCCAGATGACCGATGAGCAGAAGCTGAGCACTTTCATGGAGCGACATGGGGTGCGTGAGGAGGTGGCCCGCCGGTACTTAAGTACCAACAACTGGTCCTTGGATATAGCCAGCAGCACCTACGAATCGGATGCGGCGGCCAAAAAGGAGGAGCCCGTCGAGTCCACGCAGGTGGAAGATGGGAGTCATCGGGATCTGCAGTCCCTGCTAAGTCACCATTCCCGAAGGCGGGACAACAACCAGGATGGCTACCAGGCCGGAGCCTCCGGAAGCTCATCCGATCACGAGGTGTCTTTGGTGGGCAAGCGGGTACACATCAACAACTCCACGCCGGCCATAACCAACCACGATAGCGATCGGAGTCTGAGGGTCTGGGGTCATGGCGTTCGTCTCGGCAGCGCCCATCCCATCATTCCACCTCCCCGGTCGGCGACCGAAGATTCCGAGTCCGAGCCCACCGACGACGAGCACACCATTGTGGTGCTCCACCTTTGGTCGGAGGGATTCTCCCTGGACGATGGCTCCTTGAGGCCGTACTCCCTTCCAGAAAACGAACGGTTTCTTCGCGCAGTCCTAAGTGGAGACTTTCCGGAGGAGATGCTCCGGGTGCCCAGGGTCCAGCTCAGCGTGCAGGATCACACCAACGAACCCTATCGGCATCTCTCGCGGAAACAGTTCATGGGACCTGGTAGACCGCTGAACAGCCCTCCATCCAGGATTGTGGTGGGCATGCTGCCCCTGCCAGTGGAGCCCCAGAGCCTTCAGCTCAACGAAAGAGCCGCCATTACCACGGTGCAGTTGAGGATGGCGGATGGAAGTCGCGTGGCAGGACGCTTCAATCTCACCCACAATGTTGGAGATCTGTATCGGTACGCTCGACTTGCCAGGCCCGAGTACTCCAGCCGAAACTTCGTGCTCCTGACTGCCTTTCCGCGGCAGGAACTCCTCGAAACGGACACCCGTACTCTGGTCCAGGCCAATCTGTGCAACGTGGTGGTCATCCAGCACCTGAACGAGGAGCAGGCGGAGCCCTTGTCCAGCGATGCTTCTGAGATGGTAGAGAAATAAAGGgcaagatatatattttattaaaaaggggTTCCTTTCTTTTAAGAGTATATCCATGTCTTAGTCCTAGctttttatagaatttaagGCCAAGATCAGTTGAGATAATGTGTTCTAGAAGTGTGCGATAAATAtattaactatattttatttatagtagTTTTTGTCTAGGATAATAGAGTTAGGTGAATCTATCATTTTATCTCACACTGCAGTATTTTAATCAGATGATTTCTGGAGGTTTAATTATGTCCCCAACTTGGAAACTATTCTCATTTGTTTGATATTGCAGATTCCATACGCGATGTATTACACAAAAACACCAGCCTGCTGGACTTTGCCTCCAATGTGAGTGGTTCCAGAATTGAGTTGTGGTGGCATCTATAACCACAGTATCTATCCCCACTTAGGCCATTAAAATAGAGTCCGGCTTCATTGCGCTGATGAGCGTGTTCGCCATCCTGGCCCTGGTGCCCCTGCTTGCCACCTGTGCCTGGTGCTGTGGTCGGCGCTCCACCCAGGAGGAGGTGGACCACATACGGAATGCACCCTGTAACATCCGGGACGAGTCGCTGGAGGAGAGCTTGAGGTGTCGCAAGAGCGCCGGGCTGGTCACCCTGTGGATTGTTTTCATCCTGCTAACGTGCGTGCCGAAAACTTGAGAGCTTAACTCTTAGAATGGAAAGTAACTGCCGTTGCAAACCACTCTTTGCAGGCTAAGCGACTTTAGCATATTCTACGCCAACAGTCGCCTGTCCGCCGGAGTCGAGATGACGCCCGAGATGGTCAAGTCAGCCGTGCACGACGTGGAGGTCTTCCTGAAGGACACGCATCTACAAATCAAACACAAACTGGATAATGGTTTTCACGTTTCCGTGGAGCGGGTCGTCAAAGATCTAGAAGGTCAGTAATTCAGTCGACTGGCGAAAGTTTGCCAACTTTGTGTCGCCAGGCACTCGAGCTCGAACTCCCGCCCATTTTATGGCCTTCGATCCATGCATTATGCTGCAACTTTTTCCGCACTGCGATGTAAATGTGCGAATCTCTCCATATATATGCGTGTATCTATGCCTTTCAGACGTGGATGTTCTCCTTGGCGAGCCGATTCAATCGGAAATATCCGCACACACTGGCCTTGAGCTGGCGTATGATTCACTGACGACACTTAGCCTGGGTAAGTACGGATGGTTAAGTGCTCCCCATGCGATGGTATGGCGTGGTTTGGTACGGTATGGCCATGCGATTGTCTGGTTTCGGACTTGACCCAAATTCCATTGTTAGTGCCCTGCATGGACCGCATGGCCAGTAGGCCTATCCTATCCACCACCCGCTATTGGCCAAACATGACAAAAAACCAGTCCCAATAAATTACGGCCCAAAAGGGTGTGACCTTTGGGCGGggctttaaattttacactttTCCTCTCTTAatttcacttgtgttttgaTTTCCATTGATTGCGGTTTCCATTTTAAAGAGGCATTAGTGTGCGACAAGCATTATTCAGAATACTCTAATTAAAGGTTTACGAACGGACACTCTCTCAAGCGGACAATCTTAAGATTGAATAAGTTTTGTAGTCTTttatgatttgtttttattgcatttcgaCTTGGTTGATTCTTATTTTATACGAgcaattttatattatatagacAATAACCATTTGCGTTACTACTTTGCTCTTATGAACGGACGCTCTGTTCGGCGGACAACTActttttttatacttataaAAAGTTCGGCTTATCTTAACAAAcattaaacattaaataattttgttattgCAAAAGTTAAAATAGGTTAGACCATTTAAACAACACAATCTATAACAATATATCTACTCCCCGAGGCCTAATGCTTTCTCATAATCTATTGAACCACCCAAAAACCGGACTTGAAATCCACTTCTCCCAACAAATCCATACCATCCACTCAAGAGCAAACAATCTAAAAAATCAGACCCCATGGCAGCCGCAAAACGCAGGCCATCGGTAAATATGTTGGCAGCGGTTCTCGGCCAAAAAACGATTGTTTGCGCCCAATTTCATTAGGAGAATGCAAACGGAGGCAAACGGAGGCAGCCGGATCCGGCCGGAGTCTTCCTACACAATTGCCAAGATGACAACTCCATTATGTTCGCCATCGAACACAATGTGTAATTTGGAATCATGCTCCTGCGACTCCTTGAATCCCCGAAAAGCACCCCAAAGAAAACACGCTACAATAACGctgcaaataataatattttcgtgCATTTGTCGCTGTCAGCGAACGCGGAGCTCATCTATCGCGTGCTCATGCTGCAGGAGACGGTGGGCAGGGCCTTGAAGCTCTCCCAGGAGGCGGCCGCCAGGATGGAGGAGCTGCAGATCCAGCTGTCCGTGCTGCAGCGCCAGTGCACGTACCGCGACCGCCCGCTTTGCGacacgctgcgtatacgcagcTTCGAGGAGAACGGCGTCGTCGACGCCCTGAAAACTGTGAGTCCTGTGCGCGTGGCGCCGCTCGATTATACCGCTTTTTCGAGGATATTCTGGCAAGGGTATGCTACCGTTGAGCACATAAACTGGAATTGCAACGAAATATCTATGGTTTTTAAAAAGCTTAAGAATtggtctaaaagtatgcaacgatatattttgtatgtgGAAGAAGAATGCTTTTATTCAAAGTATACTTATGAACGCCTTCAAGAGATTTTAAatctctttttttattataaaaaaatgtatttgataaaacaaaaaactgttTAATggaatatacaaattttatagaattgtgaaaaagctGTCAGAAATTAGGCAACAAAAGCAAGAATAAAAACCAATAATTTCCTATCTTATACTCCAACCTTTATTTAAATGCTTTCATATTAAGTCATGCAgcctgaaatattttattttttatgaatatattagGTTTGAAAGTATACAGATCAGAGTTTCAAAAGAAATCTTTGTAACCGGCACGGCCttgtaatataatattaaatagaaTACCATTGCCAGGGTATCCTTAGTTTCTGTTCCCCCAAAATAACCTTCGTTTCTAGTCCaatgtataaataatttgtactCTGACTTCCTGCCCTCCCCCTTTTTTCCCTTCGGACCTCACTGTTTTTCTAATTTCACCCGCAATATCTTATTTCCTGGACAACGGAACGGCACGACGACAACGCTGACAATTTGTCAGCTGCAAGAGGACCAGAGCATCTTCCGTATGCGCTACTTGGGCGAAATTGAATTCGGTGCCACTGTCAAAAATCTGACATCGGAAGTTGGCGTGTCACGTTCCATTTTCAGCAATTTCCCGCAACAAGTTAAACATGACACGGCATATGAACGGAACTGTGAGTACGgcaatcaaaataaaaggaTGAGCGGGGCCAGATATTTAAGTTTGGCTTTCAACCAGGCCAAGTTAATCGCCCGCCCTACATCAAAATCCATATTGTGCCCTGCCGAAAACCCAATTATGCCAACTGGCTAAAGTGTACAGTTCAATCAATAGCACAGGTGTCAAGTTTCCCATTCAAACCCCCTTATCGAAACCCTATGATTTGGAAATGCAATTTCCGAAACATAGAGCAGAACacagagaaagaaaaatttaaatgaaataataatctttgtcaaatatttaaatttcaagagGTTTTTAACCTAAAAgtatctaaaagtatgcaacaatatatttggtTCTTGAATATGCAAAGGATAAAATGttcagcatacttttagacttCATTTTAAGGGGCTTCAAATCTCTTCATATTGTATGACAGTCAATAATTATTTGATGACAGTATGAAACtacatttctttaattttgctATACTCGTAAAATACTTTTTCCTGTGTAGCCACAGAAGTTCCTCAAGTTTAGCCCCAGTATTAATTAGTGTCATTGGGTTCTGGTCTGTGGATGCTAATTGAATTGTCTCTAACTTATCTGCAGATACGTTGGAACAGTTGGCGACTATTCGCCTTCGGACGACAGCCAATGCCCAGCTGCTGACCTCGACGATAAGTGGACTGCTGCAGCGGCTGGAGGGCACCTGGTCGTCCCTGCAGCCCGCCTACAACGAGCTGAAGGAGTGGGCCGATGCCTACTGGAGTGTGGGATGGATCGCCGGAACTGTGATCGTCTGGGTGATGCTCTTCATGCTGATGTCCTACTGCTGCTTCCTCTGCGAGTCGAATGTCAAGTCCGGAGTGGTCTTCTTCATCGCCGTCATGCTCATCTGCCTGGCCAGCATTTGTCTGACCTTCTACGCGGTGTTTTCCCTGGCTGTGGGTGGCAATGCCGAGGTCTTCCTCTGCCGATCGCTCTACGATGAGGACTACAGCATGCTGAACAAGCTGCTGGACAAGCCGGGTTACGCATACGCCCGGGAGCCCCAAACCGGGATCATAGGGGAGTTACTGCGTCCAGCTGGAGTCAATCGCTCGGTGGTCAATGTGGGGCTGGGCCAGGCCCTCAGGTGAGTCCAAAGACCACGTCCACCAACCAGAGCTCCCAGGTAGCCAAAAGTTAAAGCCCCAAAATGCCCAGCCAGCGTTGAAGTAACGAATTTTGTTATCCAATAACTTTGATACTGTACGTGCCTGTAATTTTGATTGCCCCCCAAAGACCGAGTTACCTGCTGTTCCTCTGTGTGGGAAAAATGAACCCTACTTTTTATGGCTCATCATCGATTGGCAGTTAAGAGGGAAATTAGGAAGATTCATAAAAATAGGTTTATAATCTTGATTCGACCCTTTAAAGTGGACCCACTTTAAGCATTCTGTTTTTATGACTTCCCGAATATTTCCGCCTTCAAAAAGATGTATCCATTCCGAAATGCCTGGCTGCACTTTCCAGAATCTACTCCCCTAGCAAAAGCTCTTAATCGATTCCACTGTGATTACCCATTTCTGTGATTATTGTTGCCACTCTCGACCTTTCCCTATGTCGGAACCTTGGGCAGCCGCAACGCACTCCCCTGGACCGGCAAAGTTATTCGGCTTCGAAATCCCAATCATCCCATTTGGAACTCATGAACTCAAGGGTGCAGGCTGGGGCGGAACCGAAATAAACCGGAGCAGAACAGAGCAGTCGGCCCTAAGCCACAAAGTTTTGAAAGCCCAGTGAAATTTCCCAGCCACATGGCACTCAATTTTGCAGGGAACACGCCAATGCCAATTCAGCTGGCCGCACGCACCACCCACTTGCAAGCACACCACCCCCTGAACCACCCGGCACCACCCACTTGTAACCGCAAATTTTAAGCACGATTCCAATTATCCGAGCAGCTACAAAATGCACATGCATGTGGGGTCTGGTATGGGTATAAATGGCCGGATTTACAGGGATGCACCGTCCCCTCCCCGTAGATATTATGGGCATACACGAACCTGAGGCTTCCATCCAATCTTTTGACATTTCTTTGACGCAACACAGGGGCTGCGAGCAAAATCAAGCATCGTACAATGTCTTTCAATTGGATGCATTCGTGAATACCAGCAAAATCGCCGACCTGCGGCAGTTTCCCAAAGTGTCCACGGCCATCGATGCGATTTCCGTGTCCGGCCGCACGCTGCTCTCGCTCACCCAATCCGTCCAGAACATTTTGGAGAACATGCTGCAGACGTCCTCGTTCAATTTGACCACGTACCGCAGCAGCGTGGGTGCGCCCACGCCCGAAAAGGATTTGGCCACGTTCATTGATCAAATGCAGCGGGTGGCCTTGCAGGTAAGGCTAGCAGCTGTGCGTTGGCCACACTGGTGTCACCCCACCTGATtagtttcaattaaaatgggTCCGCCGCAGCGGGGGTAGGGGGACTACGTGGACTGCATAATGCCGCATTCAATTCACTTCACTCATCCGATTTGTGTCGCCAGATTCAGGATGTGGCCACGTCCTCGCGCATGACCACCCTGGGCAGCCGGTCCAAGCGCCTGCAGGCCTCGATCCTCCAGCCCCTGGAGAACCTGCAGAACGAGATACTATACCATCTGACGGCCCTCGAGCTGCAGCGGGACCCCTGGGCCAAGCAGGTCAACCAGACGCTCAACCACCTGAAGAGCATCCAGAGCTACCTGGAGAACAAGGCCGGCGAGATATGCCACAATATGACGCGAGCCTACACGGATCGGTAAGATATGGTTTTGCAGGGCTGATCAACCTGTGGGTACCAGGAGTCACTGGTAGGATAGCAAGTATTGAAGTGTTTTTTATACGAGGGTTCCACAGAAATATCTTagaaaggtgtctaaaagcaggctacaaaatatttttattgcgaaaatttttaatttattttgcgtAATACTTTTGTACAGCGATTATTATTTGAACGAGCATTCCACATTCACTTGAATTCCTAAATCAtcatctaaaattaaaatagtatAGTTCGAGTTGCAAAAGACAGTGTTTTTATTGGAAAAGACTACTCCTTTTGGAGCTCCATTCTTTTGGACAGCCAACCTCATTAAAGAGTGTTTAAAAGTATCCAGAAAGACCATGTCTTCAATATCAGTGTCCTCATCgtcattattaaattacacAATCCTATCTCTCGGAAACCGCATCAtaggttttttctttatttttaaactcaaCCATTTCCAATACaacgtagcatacttttaggcatattttcaatgtttttaaatCTCCTCGGTTTTTAGTGGCGTTTCCAACCACCGAATCTTATGTTATATGCACATTCAAAGCACTAAACACCTGGAAATGCTCTGGCCACTGTTAATTGCGGCAAGGCCCCAGTGCCTCTCGACCGAAAGTCAAGACCCCACCCAGTCAAAAGTGCTCCCATTTAGCCACTTTTCCGACCGCCTGCAGCGCTCTTGGAGCTGACTTCTCGGTCTGTCTGCgtgttttagttttattattgTGTTGCTCTTTCCCCAACTGGCAGAGAAACAAACAACTCAAACAATGATGGTGGGTAGTGCACTCGGAGCACTGCACATAGTTTCCGGTTTTATCAGATAATTGAAAGTCCTAATCGTTTGATTAAGTTTGCCAAGTGTCATGATTGCATTTTTAGTGTTTTGCCAAGCGTCCACTTACGTTTGCCACACAATCGCCCTTATGATAGGTGGAATGAGCAGGAATGCTAAATATTTTGCTACTAGGACTTCAGAATGCCCAAAAGTCCTTTGTCGTTTAAGGCCGTTGGGAGCCTCTTATAAAATCAAGAGCTTTCTAAGCGATATGGCCAATAAACAATCAAAATGGCATTGTCATATCAGTGATTTTGGTAAATTCAAGTACCAAGTTGAATGGGTTTTGGCATACAATAaagtacatttaaattaaatttaactgccatgaagatattaaaaaaaactaaacttttgtaaaaaaaataattacttaGCTCTTTGATTTATGAACATTATATTAAGCGTTCTAAAAGTatggtttaaaatataatgtttcataattttaatttaatactcCATTCCAAAAAATACTCTAACAGCAAAGCTCAAAATATTGGATTCGAGTATTAAACACACATTTACATTTCTTTTGAAGCCActctaaataatttttaccgCCTCAGCCTGAAGGCCTACTTGACCAGCAGTCGCGCCACCATGGAGTCCCAGCTGGGCGACACCACCACCAAGTGCCGCCCCTTCTACGACACCTTCGACGCCAGCCGCACCTTCCTCTGCCGCAACATGGTGGACTTCATCAACGGCCTCACATTCTTCATCTTCCTCACGCTGCTCCTCTGGGCCATTGGCACGCCGGTGGGCCTCAACCTAATCACCGTCCAAACCCGGCTAAATGTGATGCAGGCGGCCCAAGCGCGCAGCAAGGGCAGGCACAGGAGGAGCGACCGGAGtccggagcaggagcagcggaGCGGTAGTCGTGGCCGGAAGAAGCAGCGGACGAGCAGTTCGGCGGCCAGCGGGCGGAGTGGAAAGAGGGAGCAGAGCCGGGAGAGAAGCACCAGCAGCACGGCGAGACCGAAGCCACCACTGTAAGTCGATTGAGTGTTGGTGACCCCGGCTTTTCTTTATTACTTACTTGATTCATATTACGAACATTACATTAAAGGCATTCCTTCTACTTCACCTGTTGACCCCAACATATTCACATACCTTTACAGAAGACGCACTGCCACGGAAGAAACGCTGGACCTGGCCGACGAGGACTCCACCCCAtcgaggcagcagcagcaacagcagccacaacGGCGCCAGGAGCAGAACCAGCGGGAAACGGACAGGGAGCGGGTGCGCGAACGGGATCAGCGGAGTCGGGAGCGGGAGTTGAGCAGGGGTCGCGACGTCTCCGCCTTGAACACGCCGGtgcgcagtcgcagtcgccaGCAGCTGTGAGTAGCTTCCCAGGCTGGGCCACCGCATCTCATTCCATTCCATGTTGCATACCAGGCGCCACGATCCCGAGGATGACAATTGGGGCTCATCCAGCGGACCCAGTAGGGCCAACTCCCGCGAGCGAGATCGCGAGAGCAGTCAGACTAGAAAGATACTCAATATTTGGCAGTCGCGCAATAAGATCAAGACGCCCCTGTAAGTCGAGGTCCCCTAGTTAAGCCCTCCTCTTCTGATTTATCTCATACCCTTTGCCCAAAGTCGCCGGCAAGGCACTGAGGAGTTCGACTTTGAAGATGCCCACGAGGACAGAGGGTGGCAGtcccagagccagagccagagccagaatCAGAACCAAAATCAGATCCATAGCCATAACCAGTCCAGTGTCAGTCCCGAACAGCGGCCCGATCCGCGCAGCCTTCGCTCCAATCTCCGTGCTAAGACCAAGTTGTAAGTGACCCCGTTGGTGACCCCGAAGTCCGAGACCCTCTCCCCCACTTTGCTCACTCTCTGCCCCCTCTGTGCATGCCAGACGTAGTACCAATGCGGATAGAGCTAGCAGTGAAACGGTCCGGCGTCCCATAACTCCCGTGCTCAGCGTGAATCCGGACATTCCGGCCGCCATTCCGATGCCCCGGACGCCGATGCGTCTCAAGAGCAAGGTCTCGCTGACCGCTCGAGCTGTGCAGGACATTGTCAACAAGCGGAATCAGCGCCTGTGAGTGTCTCAGTCCCGCCAACCCAACGACAATCCCCAGCCAGAGTCACAATAGCACCTGCACCACCCACTAACTACCACGAGTCTCACCCAGTAATTCTTCTCTGATATAAATGCTGTATCCTCAAAAAC is part of the Drosophila biarmipes strain raj3 chromosome 2R, RU_DBia_V1.1, whole genome shotgun sequence genome and encodes:
- the LOC108022918 gene encoding UBX domain-containing protein 2B; protein product: MTDEQKLSTFMERHGVREEVARRYLSTNNWSLDIASSTYESDAAAKKEEPVESTQVEDGSHRDLQSLLSHHSRRRDNNQDGYQAGASGSSSDHEVSLVGKRVHINNSTPAITNHDSDRSLRVWGHGVRLGSAHPIIPPPRSATEDSESEPTDDEHTIVVLHLWSEGFSLDDGSLRPYSLPENERFLRAVLSGDFPEEMLRVPRVQLSVQDHTNEPYRHLSRKQFMGPGRPLNSPPSRIVVGMLPLPVEPQSLQLNERAAITTVQLRMADGSRVAGRFNLTHNVGDLYRYARLARPEYSSRNFVLLTAFPRQELLETDTRTLVQANLCNVVVIQHLNEEQAEPLSSDASEMVEK